From a region of the Coffea arabica cultivar ET-39 chromosome 3e, Coffea Arabica ET-39 HiFi, whole genome shotgun sequence genome:
- the LOC113737544 gene encoding F-box/kelch-repeat protein At3g23880-like: METTVDMEKETKEFLVNIHFPEEIIIEILRRLPVRILMQFKLVCKPWNSLISDPTFKLSTKRRQRAIMCTTQITEKFDGTHFDEKRKMLYSLDCELFVQDLPCPVKVPSERYTIQFLGSCNGLLLFCTSGCIYLWNASTRCCRQLHQLNGLMKRSSYHLFGIASGLCFNESSNDYKAVIIDTNPYVEDRSLRVSSFVYVASLRRRIEWTDINFPYKLIRNQRTTLASGALVNGHLHWLVEEGSGNEIVIVYFDETTNQFHKFPMPETTPHEGGFATPFLRLIVLDGCICMCISGSNFRSNDILIMREYGVKESWTTLFRIQGIQGCFVPLFSSVSDDDILVSNAWEIEVYNCKNNSSKKIKLSPDRELLGGYPLVYEETLESVDWVQQD; the protein is encoded by the coding sequence ATGGAGACCACCGTTGACATGGAAAAAGAAACGAAGGAATTTCTGGTGAATATTCACTTTCCAGAGGAAATAATTATTGAGATACTGCGCAGATTACCAGTGAGGATTCTCATGCAATTTAAGTTGGTATGCAAGCCATGGAATTCTTTAATATCAGATCCAACTTTCAAACTCTCTACCAAAAGAAGACAGCGGGCCATTATGTGCACCACGCAGATCACAGAGAAGTTTGACGGAACTCATTTCGACGAGAAACGAAAAATGCTCTATTCCTTGGATTGTGAACTTTTTGTCCAAGATCTTCCTTGCCCGGTAAAGGTTCCATCTGAGCGTTACACTATTCAATTCCTTGGTTCTTGCAATGGTTTATTGCTCTTCTGTACTTCTGGATGCATATATCTGTGGAATGCATCCACAAGATGTTGCAGACAATTGCACCAACTTAATGGTCTGATGAAGAGATCCTCTTATCATCTTTTTGGTATAGCCTCTGGACTTTGCTTCAATGAGTCCTCTAATGATTACAAAGCAGTGATCATTGATACTAATCCTTATGTTGAGGATCGTTCTTTAAGGGTAAGCAGTTTTGTTTATGTTGCTAGTTTAAGGAGGCGAATTGAATGGACCGATATTAATTTTCCCTACAAGTTAATCAGAAATCAAAGAACTACATTAGCATCAGGGGCTTTAGTGAATGGCCATTTACATTGGTTAGTTGAAGAGGGGAGTGGCAATGAGATTGtcattgtttattttgatgaaaCGACAAACCAATTTCACAAATTTCCCATGCCTGAAACTACACCACATGAGGGAGGATTTGCAACCCCTTTTTTACGGCTAATCGTCTTAGACGGATGTATTTGCATGTGTATTTCAGGATCCAACTTTAGATCCAATGACATTTTGATTATGAGAGAATATGGTGTAAAGGAGTCCTGGACTACCTTATTTCGTATACAAGGTATACAAGGTTGCTTTGTCCCCCTTTTTTCTTCAGTGTCCGatgatgatattttggtctCAAATGCTTGGGAAATAGAAGTTTACAACTGTAAAAACAATTCATCGAAGAAAATTAAACTCTCACCAGACCGCGAACTCCTAGGTGGTTATCCTCTGGTGTATGAGGAGACTCTAGAATCAGTTGATTGGGTGCAGCAGGATTGA